In Silvanigrella paludirubra, one DNA window encodes the following:
- the bla gene encoding subclass B2 metallo-beta-lactamase has translation MIYKNIKVYFSSLCCIFFTSESFSAELSLKHLKGPLYVVEDDYFYKENSMVYVGEKYITIIGATWTSDTALLLDKELKKISKKPIKEVINTNYHPDRAGGNDYWKKIGAKIISTQMTYDLMKSDWDNSVEFTKKSIPDYPRMPLSLPDKVYKNDIVLQNGAIKSIYTGPSHTHDGIFVYFPKEEVLYGNCIIKEKLGNLSFADVKEYPKTIEKLKNLNLKITQVIGGHDGAIHGPELIDSYKKLIDDHNKNNKE, from the coding sequence ATGATTTATAAAAATATTAAAGTTTATTTCTCTTCTTTATGCTGTATTTTTTTTACATCTGAGTCATTTTCTGCTGAACTTTCCCTCAAACATTTAAAGGGCCCTTTATATGTTGTTGAGGATGATTATTTTTATAAAGAAAACTCAATGGTCTATGTTGGAGAAAAATATATAACTATCATAGGTGCTACATGGACATCGGATACAGCCTTACTTTTGGACAAAGAATTAAAAAAAATAAGTAAAAAACCTATTAAAGAAGTGATTAATACAAATTATCATCCAGACCGCGCTGGTGGTAATGATTATTGGAAAAAAATAGGTGCTAAAATTATTTCAACCCAAATGACATATGATTTAATGAAATCAGATTGGGATAATTCGGTTGAATTTACCAAAAAATCGATCCCAGATTATCCAAGAATGCCTTTAAGTTTACCCGATAAAGTCTATAAAAATGATATTGTTTTGCAAAATGGTGCTATAAAATCAATTTACACGGGACCATCTCATACACATGATGGTATTTTTGTTTATTTTCCTAAAGAAGAGGTACTTTATGGAAATTGCATCATAAAAGAAAAACTTGGGAACTTATCTTTTGCTGATGTAAAAGAGTATCCTAAAACTATTGAGAAATTGAAAAATTTAAATCTTAAAATAACCCAAGTTATTGGTGGTCATGATGGAGCAATTCATGGACCTGAATTGATTGATAGTTATAAAAAACTAATTGACGATCATAATAAAAATAACAAAGAGTAG
- a CDS encoding multidrug effflux MFS transporter, with translation MYQTNGNQNSVLMPKSKTLWLVILLGVLTAFDPLTIDMYLPAFNSIQKDMNTHISFVELSVSTFFIGMALGQLIYGPLSDRFGRKKPLLGGMLLYFLASIGCAFSQNIFLFILFRVLQAFGGSASMVISRAIVRDLFDKKHVALFLSNIALVLGIAPIIAPSIGAFLNALLGWRYIFLTLALSCLICIFIVSIFLPETNTKKHESIKIKSVLHSYQDLLKDKHFIGYLIPDIAIRAGMFAYIAGSPFVFIELFKMTPQQYGLVFGMNGLGILIASQINKKLLQKWKPETICSTSVIVSFLAAVFIFAFSFYSNLVFPFLISIFFFLGMLNLISPNSIAIALSPYGEKAGTASALYGSLQWSMAFFSSLFVSFFHNGSALPMAGSMFICGIISLLGYILLIRPQLNLRKTNTS, from the coding sequence ATGTACCAAACAAATGGAAATCAGAATTCTGTTTTGATGCCTAAAAGTAAAACTCTATGGCTAGTTATTCTTTTAGGAGTATTAACAGCATTTGATCCCTTAACAATTGATATGTATTTACCTGCATTTAATTCTATTCAAAAAGATATGAATACTCATATTTCATTTGTTGAGTTGTCTGTTTCTACATTTTTCATAGGTATGGCATTAGGACAACTTATTTATGGTCCTTTGTCAGATAGATTTGGAAGAAAAAAACCATTACTCGGAGGAATGTTACTTTATTTCTTAGCTTCTATTGGATGTGCATTTTCACAGAACATATTTTTATTTATACTTTTTAGAGTTTTACAAGCATTTGGTGGCTCTGCAAGTATGGTAATTAGTAGAGCTATCGTCCGTGATCTTTTTGATAAAAAACATGTTGCACTATTTTTATCTAATATTGCTCTAGTATTAGGAATAGCACCTATTATTGCGCCTTCTATTGGAGCTTTTTTAAATGCCCTATTAGGCTGGAGATATATATTTCTTACTTTAGCATTATCATGTTTAATTTGTATATTTATTGTCTCAATATTTCTTCCTGAAACAAATACAAAAAAACATGAGTCTATAAAAATAAAATCAGTCCTTCATTCTTATCAAGATTTACTTAAAGATAAGCATTTTATAGGATATCTAATACCAGACATTGCTATTCGAGCAGGAATGTTTGCTTATATTGCTGGTTCCCCATTTGTTTTTATAGAACTTTTTAAAATGACACCGCAACAGTATGGACTTGTTTTTGGCATGAATGGTCTTGGAATTTTAATTGCTTCTCAAATTAATAAAAAACTTCTGCAAAAATGGAAGCCCGAAACAATTTGCTCAACTTCTGTCATAGTTTCATTTTTGGCTGCTGTATTTATTTTCGCATTTTCATTTTATTCAAACTTGGTTTTCCCATTTCTAATTTCAATTTTCTTTTTTCTAGGAATGTTGAACTTAATTAGTCCAAACTCAATCGCTATTGCTTTATCACCTTATGGAGAAAAAGCGGGAACAGCTTCTGCTTTATATGGCTCTTTACAGTGGAGTATGGCTTTTTTCTCATCTCTATTTGTAAGCTTTTTCCATAATGGCTCTGCACTGCCAATGGCAGGTTCTATGTTTATCTGTGGGATTATCTCATTATTAGGATATATTTTATTAATAAGACCACAATTAAATTTAAGAAAAACAAACACAAGTTAA
- a CDS encoding 3-dehydroquinate synthase, with protein MKNFGQSELNMYLNNELFPGKTIQFSTELEKPTPYYFGYKIEDTIIKELENIEFDKLFFLTENSIFKIYGESLYNKIKEIFPNTYLNILQSGEQNKYFKNLEELCEQLIEQNISKKSILIAFGGGGVGNLVGLTAGLIYRGVRFIEIPTTFTGQTDSTLSNKQAVNGKKGKNHFGLYHAPIFIFGDTHYLHTEPKNARRAGIIEGIKNGFISNKNFFEYLYENLPYDNPENSYKTNELALKIIQSKLDILREDPSEKHYGIILEYGHTFGHGIEWLMKGKILHGDAVSFGMRIAAELSKEIGLLSHEEVKLHYDIIENKLGYKEPFPHEITSDILIDAMINDNKKTGRELRFVLLEKIGKCYNPEGDYLVTVELNIVKKVLDNYIIRNKTI; from the coding sequence ATGAAAAATTTTGGACAGTCTGAATTAAATATGTATTTAAATAATGAATTATTCCCAGGAAAAACAATTCAATTTTCAACCGAATTAGAAAAACCAACACCTTATTATTTTGGGTACAAAATTGAAGATACTATTATAAAAGAGCTAGAAAATATTGAATTTGACAAATTATTCTTTTTAACTGAAAATTCCATATTTAAAATTTATGGGGAATCTTTATATAATAAAATAAAAGAAATTTTTCCAAATACATATTTAAATATCCTACAATCTGGTGAACAAAATAAATATTTTAAAAACCTTGAAGAATTATGCGAACAATTAATTGAACAAAATATTTCAAAAAAATCAATATTAATTGCATTTGGAGGAGGTGGAGTTGGAAACTTAGTTGGTTTAACTGCAGGACTCATATATAGAGGCGTTCGCTTCATTGAAATTCCAACTACATTTACGGGTCAAACAGATAGCACGCTAAGTAATAAACAAGCTGTAAATGGAAAAAAAGGGAAAAATCATTTTGGCCTTTATCATGCTCCCATATTTATATTTGGAGATACACACTATCTTCATACAGAACCCAAAAATGCAAGAAGAGCAGGAATTATTGAAGGAATAAAAAATGGATTTATTTCAAATAAAAACTTTTTTGAATATTTATATGAAAATTTACCATACGATAATCCTGAAAATTCATATAAAACAAACGAGCTTGCATTAAAAATAATTCAATCAAAACTTGATATATTAAGAGAAGATCCCTCTGAAAAACATTATGGAATTATATTAGAATATGGACATACTTTTGGCCATGGCATTGAATGGCTCATGAAAGGAAAAATCTTACATGGTGATGCTGTTTCTTTTGGAATGAGGATTGCAGCAGAATTATCAAAAGAAATAGGGCTACTATCACATGAAGAAGTTAAATTACATTATGATATAATAGAAAACAAATTAGGCTATAAAGAACCTTTTCCTCATGAAATTACATCGGATATCTTAATTGATGCTATGATTAATGACAATAAAAAAACAGGAAGAGAATTACGATTTGTTTTATTAGAAAAAATTGGAAAATGCTATAATCCAGAAGGTGATTATCTTGTTACAGTAGAGTTAAATATTGTTAAAAAAGTGTTAGATAATTATATTATAAGAAACAAAACCATTTAA
- a CDS encoding c-type cytochrome, which yields MRVGIIIIFSFFMNLNANADKNDQILSQGKTVYNDKCLSCHGSTGKGDGPVGENLSKKLQPLKKSSEKQIIDVLNAGKKDMMPDYRSSLSSEQKQAVAKYIMEALDKK from the coding sequence ATGAGAGTTGGAATTATAATCATCTTTTCCTTTTTTATGAATTTAAATGCAAATGCAGATAAAAATGATCAAATCCTTTCTCAAGGAAAAACAGTTTATAATGATAAATGTTTATCATGTCATGGTAGTACTGGAAAAGGAGATGGGCCTGTTGGGGAAAATTTATCAAAAAAACTACAGCCTTTAAAAAAATCTTCTGAAAAGCAAATTATTGATGTATTAAATGCAGGTAAAAAGGATATGATGCCTGATTATAGATCGAGTCTTTCTTCTGAACAAAAACAGGCAGTAGCAAAATATATTATGGAAGCTCTCGATAAAAAATAA
- a CDS encoding SPFH domain-containing protein, translating to MILQIFIGFSIGLIIYFIFMIKNSFFQVNEGSIAILTSFGKALLYKNASENIKIYEPGLHLKFPWHKIKMISTMEQMIELSGEEGGTMTMASDGTLLRIDSKLRFTPLKSNIYSFLFSLEKPLEHIKGLFVCLLHKEIGSFESSKPKTEINTIKLNNQISSYASIRSDRGVLNKQILDYCKNKITDNYGIQFNGVDITDILPPDELADALNAVINAQSEAQRLFALTEAECEQKILSAQKGISIAKAKAKATEEDIKKITEILETLQMNGTLGLYLERRSCEVFSDSKFSYIKRPL from the coding sequence ATGATTTTACAAATTTTTATTGGTTTTTCTATAGGTCTAATTATTTATTTTATATTTATGATTAAAAATAGCTTTTTTCAAGTGAATGAAGGATCTATTGCGATATTAACTAGTTTTGGAAAAGCATTATTATATAAAAATGCTTCTGAAAATATAAAAATCTATGAACCAGGTTTACATTTAAAATTTCCTTGGCACAAAATTAAGATGATTTCAACAATGGAACAAATGATTGAATTATCTGGTGAAGAAGGTGGTACCATGACTATGGCTTCAGATGGTACTTTACTTAGAATTGATTCAAAATTAAGATTTACACCACTTAAATCAAATATTTATTCGTTTTTATTTTCATTGGAAAAACCATTAGAACATATTAAAGGCTTATTTGTATGCTTATTACATAAAGAAATTGGTTCTTTTGAAAGCAGTAAGCCAAAAACTGAAATCAATACTATAAAATTAAATAATCAAATAAGTTCATACGCTTCAATTAGAAGTGATAGAGGAGTTCTTAACAAACAAATTCTTGATTATTGTAAAAATAAAATAACAGATAATTATGGAATTCAATTTAATGGAGTAGATATCACAGATATTCTTCCTCCTGATGAACTAGCTGACGCCTTAAATGCAGTGATTAATGCTCAAAGTGAAGCGCAAAGATTATTTGCTTTAACAGAAGCAGAGTGCGAACAAAAAATTCTTTCTGCACAAAAAGGAATATCAATTGCCAAAGCTAAAGCAAAAGCAACTGAAGAAGATATTAAGAAAATTACAGAGATTTTAGAAACACTACAGATGAATGGGACTTTAGGTTTATATTTAGAAAGAAGAAGCTGTGAAGTATTTTCAGATTCAAAATTTTCATATATTAAGAGGCCATTATGA
- the pckA gene encoding phosphoenolpyruvate carboxykinase (ATP), whose amino-acid sequence MLNEFGINNAEIFHNALPAVLYEHAIKFEKGSVITSTGALSASSGEKTGRSPKDKRIVKHPESEKDVNWGDVNIPLTDEAFQENKKIALEYFKKQKQLYVLDVFAGWEKSCQLKVRVICSRPYHALFVSNMFILPTKMELENFGEPDCIIFNAGAQSADDSVFGVTSKASVCLNLEAKEIVILGTEYAGEMKKGIFTIMNYLMPKKNVLSMHCSVNEGAKGDVTVLLGLSGTGKTTLSADPNRKLIGDDEHCWHDDGIFNIEGGCYAKCDHLSAEKEPEIFEAIRFGSLLENVVLDPLTREPDYNDLTITENTRASYKINYIKNAKVPCVTSHASNIIFLTCDAFGVFPPVSLLTSEQALYYFMSGYTAKVSGTEVGIKEPVATFSACFGAPFMVFPPLKYAELLHEKLKKNPKIKTWLVNTGWTGGSYGVGQRISLKHTRSIIDAIHDGSLKDETFKNFDIFNLMIPLKINQVPSEILDPRNCWSNKEQFDISRKKIAQMFIDNFKKIQNNSSISQAGPQV is encoded by the coding sequence ATGCTTAATGAGTTTGGAATTAATAATGCAGAAATATTTCACAATGCGTTGCCTGCTGTTTTGTATGAACATGCGATTAAATTTGAAAAAGGTTCTGTAATTACTTCAACGGGCGCTCTTTCTGCTAGTTCTGGTGAAAAAACCGGAAGAAGCCCTAAAGATAAACGTATTGTTAAGCATCCTGAAAGCGAAAAAGATGTAAATTGGGGTGATGTAAACATTCCTCTGACAGATGAAGCATTTCAGGAAAATAAAAAAATTGCTCTTGAATATTTTAAAAAACAAAAACAACTTTATGTTTTAGATGTATTTGCTGGATGGGAAAAATCCTGTCAACTTAAAGTTAGAGTCATTTGTTCAAGACCTTATCACGCGTTATTTGTTTCAAATATGTTTATTTTACCAACTAAAATGGAACTTGAAAATTTTGGTGAACCCGATTGCATTATTTTTAATGCAGGTGCGCAATCTGCAGATGATTCTGTATTTGGAGTCACCTCAAAAGCGAGTGTCTGTTTAAATTTAGAAGCAAAAGAAATAGTTATTTTAGGTACTGAATATGCTGGTGAAATGAAAAAAGGTATTTTTACGATAATGAATTATTTAATGCCTAAGAAGAATGTTCTTTCCATGCATTGTTCCGTTAATGAAGGCGCTAAAGGAGATGTAACTGTTTTATTAGGGTTATCTGGTACTGGTAAAACAACGCTATCTGCAGATCCAAATCGCAAGCTAATTGGTGATGATGAACATTGTTGGCATGATGATGGTATTTTTAATATTGAAGGTGGTTGCTACGCTAAATGTGATCATTTATCCGCTGAAAAAGAACCAGAAATATTTGAAGCAATTCGTTTTGGAAGTTTGTTAGAAAACGTTGTTTTAGATCCATTAACTAGAGAACCTGATTATAATGATTTAACTATTACAGAAAATACGAGAGCTTCATATAAAATAAATTATATTAAAAATGCAAAAGTTCCTTGTGTTACATCTCATGCATCTAACATTATATTTTTAACTTGTGATGCCTTTGGTGTTTTTCCGCCTGTGAGTTTATTAACCTCGGAACAAGCTTTGTATTATTTTATGAGTGGTTATACTGCAAAAGTTTCTGGAACGGAAGTTGGTATTAAAGAACCTGTGGCTACTTTTTCAGCTTGTTTTGGAGCCCCTTTTATGGTTTTTCCACCTTTAAAATATGCTGAATTACTTCATGAAAAACTTAAAAAGAATCCCAAAATAAAAACTTGGCTTGTCAATACAGGATGGACTGGAGGTTCTTATGGAGTTGGCCAAAGAATTTCGTTAAAACATACAAGATCTATTATTGATGCGATTCATGATGGTTCTTTAAAAGATGAAACATTTAAAAACTTTGATATTTTTAATTTAATGATACCTTTGAAAATAAATCAGGTACCTAGTGAAATTTTAGATCCAAGAAATTGCTGGAGTAACAAAGAACAATTTGATATTTCGCGTAAAAAAATTGCTCAAATGTTTATTGATAACTTTAAAAAAATACAAAATAACTCTTCTATTTCTCAGGCAGGACCTCAAGTTTAG
- a CDS encoding substrate-binding periplasmic protein encodes MSIFNKIYILFILLFININNSAYAIEDKLIVVTRLYPPYIYPEGDDVKGISAELVKYVFNKMNQKYQIIIQPWNRSHGEIESGKADIIFTVNRSPERDKIMTYNNEPLVHQNMSFYKKKTNDAIFNGDYKNLKNKTIGYVRAAYYGDTFMKGIKDNNIVTEESWDYEKCILKLQSDRYDVIVGSEKVVEYLMKNLNIDRKEYVKLQPKVETITSFLGFSKKKDYTKIKAKFDEILLKIKNSGEYEKIVKRSVNLE; translated from the coding sequence ATGTCAATTTTTAATAAAATTTATATATTATTTATTCTATTATTTATTAATATTAATAATTCAGCATATGCTATAGAAGACAAACTTATTGTCGTAACAAGACTTTATCCTCCTTATATTTATCCAGAAGGGGATGATGTAAAAGGAATTTCAGCTGAATTAGTAAAATACGTGTTTAATAAAATGAATCAAAAATATCAAATTATCATTCAACCATGGAATCGTTCACATGGCGAAATTGAATCAGGAAAAGCAGATATTATTTTTACAGTAAATAGATCTCCCGAAAGAGATAAAATTATGACTTATAATAATGAACCTCTTGTTCATCAAAATATGTCCTTTTATAAAAAAAAGACAAATGATGCTATATTTAATGGTGACTATAAAAACTTAAAAAATAAAACAATTGGATATGTAAGAGCTGCTTACTATGGTGATACGTTTATGAAAGGAATTAAAGACAACAATATTGTAACAGAAGAAAGCTGGGATTATGAAAAATGCATATTAAAACTTCAATCAGACAGGTATGATGTAATTGTAGGAAGTGAAAAGGTAGTTGAATATTTAATGAAAAATTTAAATATAGACCGAAAGGAATATGTAAAGTTACAACCAAAAGTGGAAACAATTACAAGTTTTCTAGGATTTAGTAAAAAGAAAGACTATACAAAAATAAAGGCAAAATTTGATGAAATTTTATTAAAAATAAAAAATTCTGGTGAATATGAAAAAATCGTAAAAAGAAGTGTTAATTTAGAATAA
- a CDS encoding sugar phosphate isomerase/epimerase family protein, with amino-acid sequence MYSVLNITKDYDANNSKMSSTIGHEEEDFLESCKLAYKYKYKGINLDLEKPKYSILEIKDILNDYGLIATSFHFTVKLSGNDDEFKNSLKIFSKQAEDASKIGCKIALNYLPPFSNNLNFDSLFKLYVKRLNLTKNILIENNIKIAFEFIGPTETRVHSKYDFIHTIDGVRCLISAADLYQNAGFKLDIHHWQHSGASILDLKHLDLENIIYLELNDGLIGYNQFTMPEFKRTLPLKTGVNQVKEFLTTLYDKGFRGPVAVEPWNEELASMPLEEAIRESKQSLDDCFKLINLIS; translated from the coding sequence ATGTATTCCGTACTTAATATTACAAAAGATTATGATGCTAATAACAGTAAAATGAGTTCCACAATAGGACATGAGGAAGAAGATTTTTTAGAGTCCTGTAAACTTGCTTATAAATATAAATATAAAGGAATTAATTTAGATTTAGAAAAGCCTAAATATTCAATTTTAGAAATAAAAGATATTTTAAATGATTATGGTCTAATTGCAACTTCATTTCATTTTACAGTCAAACTTTCAGGAAACGATGATGAATTTAAGAATAGTTTAAAAATATTTTCAAAACAAGCTGAAGATGCATCCAAAATTGGTTGTAAAATTGCTTTAAATTATCTACCACCATTTTCAAATAACTTAAATTTTGATTCCTTATTTAAATTATATGTAAAAAGATTAAATTTAACAAAAAATATTTTAATAGAGAATAATATAAAAATTGCGTTTGAATTTATTGGTCCAACTGAAACAAGAGTTCACTCAAAATATGATTTTATTCATACAATTGATGGAGTAAGATGCTTAATTAGCGCTGCTGATTTATATCAAAATGCTGGATTTAAATTGGATATACATCATTGGCAACATAGCGGAGCATCGATTCTAGACCTTAAACATTTGGATTTAGAAAATATTATTTATTTAGAATTAAACGATGGTCTTATTGGTTATAATCAATTTACGATGCCAGAATTTAAAAGAACCTTGCCATTAAAAACAGGTGTGAATCAAGTAAAAGAATTTTTAACAACTCTTTATGATAAAGGTTTTAGAGGCCCAGTAGCAGTAGAACCCTGGAATGAAGAACTGGCCTCAATGCCTTTGGAAGAAGCAATAAGAGAGTCAAAACAATCTTTAGATGACTGCTTTAAATTAATAAATTTGATTTCATAA
- a CDS encoding SPFH domain-containing protein has product MNTYILNYFLGIIAGVLLIPTIYLIFKSIVIQLENENNALICRFGKLKKIIKKPGFHFWLDKVMPWTQVIIVSLKKDFRCFEEIHINDCRGTTLIIDIWFEFHIHDPIKAVFQVENLEKFLESILSSSATSVLGTYEFNYILANRHELNEVLKTDIAKELERWGIHIELIFISRLSLLPEVSKQLFETVAAKLEKTKADIEEKGRLDAQLLEAETSSKVASLIAEAKGQYSLCISRAYENLSHNPELFNSYKKLYELSLVKPHRTVVFQGFGTDELTSIEAAMTMLPAIDEPYLGNLTKTPEYVNQSHSHS; this is encoded by the coding sequence ATGAATACATATATATTAAATTATTTTTTAGGAATTATTGCTGGAGTTCTTTTAATTCCAACGATTTATTTAATTTTTAAATCTATAGTTATTCAATTGGAAAATGAAAATAATGCTTTAATTTGTAGATTTGGTAAATTAAAAAAAATAATTAAAAAACCTGGATTTCATTTTTGGCTAGATAAAGTAATGCCATGGACACAAGTAATTATTGTTTCTTTAAAAAAAGATTTTAGATGTTTTGAAGAAATACATATTAATGATTGTAGAGGTACCACTTTAATTATAGATATATGGTTTGAGTTTCATATTCATGACCCTATCAAAGCTGTTTTTCAGGTTGAAAATTTAGAAAAATTTTTAGAAAGCATTCTTTCAAGTTCAGCTACATCCGTATTAGGGACATATGAGTTTAATTATATTTTAGCCAATCGCCATGAATTAAATGAAGTATTAAAGACTGATATAGCTAAAGAATTAGAACGCTGGGGTATTCATATTGAACTTATTTTCATTAGCAGATTAAGTCTTTTGCCTGAAGTTTCTAAACAACTTTTTGAAACGGTAGCAGCAAAATTAGAAAAGACAAAAGCAGATATTGAGGAAAAAGGCAGACTTGATGCACAATTATTAGAAGCGGAAACCTCTTCTAAAGTAGCTTCATTAATAGCTGAGGCTAAAGGACAATATAGTTTATGTATTAGCAGAGCATATGAAAATTTATCACATAATCCTGAACTTTTTAATTCATACAAAAAACTTTATGAGCTTTCCTTAGTAAAGCCTCATCGAACTGTTGTTTTTCAAGGATTTGGCACAGATGAATTGACTTCAATAGAAGCTGCAATGACAATGTTACCAGCTATTGATGAGCCATATTTAGGGAATTTAACTAAAACTCCAGAATATGTGAATCAATCTCATAGTCATTCTTGA
- a CDS encoding SulP family inorganic anion transporter, with protein sequence MNKLNIYKKNSQVLFSQKKLDKKTSENQLKGFATELKENWFGVIKSKNILQDTLSAITVASVALPLNIALAVACGLPASAGLLAGAIGGGLAAIFGGSSLQVTGPAAALNVMVLVITKDYGPVGICFACIIIGLIQLLLSFISAGKFIKYVPEAVLAGFTTGVGIKLLDNQIPEMFGFDYTVLQLIKMLNHPTWLTEVSWLAVVCGLFVALLVTSCKQFKRFPASFIGIVIVTALSIHLNWNIERVGSVPSVLPYPSFPMISSDKILSLFIATLPLAFLASIESLLSAQAVDKISNAKKPHNSNLELFGQGLGNIGAGFVGGMPVSGVIVRSTVNVQSGAKTRLSALLHAVLLILSILYFSEIMSSVPLAALAGLLCVVGLRLIEVKVFIHFLKTSKFETLAFLSAGIGTVTGHLLSGLTIGCIIYFIEKWINKKEKVPEIKVPNKINRRAILPNIYKESKLKRPTHFELESEKTSWLSQIRDKASIAASSFVHHKASIIGKVVLGDHVHIAAESSIRADEGSPFYIGSNSNIQDGVVIHALKEKWVSVGGNDWAVYIGENVSVAHQALVHGPCFIGNKSFIGFQAIVHDSVIGSHCYIGIGAIVVGVEIPDGRYVPHGIVVDSLDKVEKLPLVTDAHLNFNEDVVDVNKGLVAAYKTHNGQNINSKKFTYGGLRKLITVNDKF encoded by the coding sequence ATGAATAAATTAAATATATATAAGAAAAATAGCCAGGTTTTATTTTCCCAAAAAAAATTAGATAAAAAAACTTCAGAAAATCAATTAAAAGGGTTTGCTACTGAATTAAAAGAAAATTGGTTTGGAGTTATAAAAAGTAAAAATATATTACAAGATACATTGTCAGCTATAACAGTTGCATCTGTTGCTTTACCATTAAATATTGCTTTAGCTGTAGCTTGTGGATTGCCAGCAAGTGCAGGACTCCTTGCCGGAGCAATTGGAGGAGGTTTGGCCGCTATTTTTGGCGGATCTTCTTTACAAGTAACAGGACCAGCTGCGGCATTAAATGTAATGGTTCTTGTCATAACAAAAGATTATGGACCCGTAGGAATATGTTTTGCCTGTATAATAATAGGTTTAATTCAGCTTTTATTATCTTTTATTTCAGCAGGTAAGTTTATAAAATATGTACCTGAAGCAGTATTAGCTGGTTTTACTACAGGCGTTGGAATTAAATTATTGGATAACCAAATCCCAGAAATGTTTGGATTTGATTATACTGTTTTGCAGCTTATTAAAATGCTAAATCATCCAACATGGCTAACTGAAGTTTCATGGCTCGCAGTTGTTTGTGGTCTCTTTGTTGCTTTATTAGTTACTTCATGTAAACAATTTAAAAGATTTCCTGCATCTTTTATAGGAATTGTAATTGTTACTGCTCTTTCCATTCATTTAAATTGGAATATTGAAAGAGTAGGATCAGTGCCATCAGTGTTACCTTATCCTAGTTTTCCAATGATTTCTTCTGATAAAATATTAAGCTTATTTATTGCTACTTTACCATTAGCATTTTTAGCATCCATTGAATCATTATTATCTGCACAAGCTGTCGATAAAATTTCAAATGCAAAAAAACCTCACAATTCAAATTTAGAGCTTTTTGGACAAGGATTAGGAAATATAGGAGCTGGTTTTGTTGGTGGGATGCCTGTTTCAGGAGTGATTGTGCGTTCCACAGTCAATGTACAAAGTGGTGCAAAAACAAGATTATCAGCCTTATTACATGCTGTTTTACTTATATTATCAATTCTATATTTTAGTGAAATCATGTCTTCTGTTCCCTTAGCGGCTTTAGCTGGTTTATTGTGTGTTGTAGGATTAAGATTAATTGAAGTAAAAGTTTTTATTCACTTCTTAAAAACAAGTAAATTTGAAACACTTGCATTTTTATCTGCTGGAATTGGAACTGTAACAGGACATTTATTGTCTGGACTTACTATAGGTTGTATTATTTATTTCATTGAAAAATGGATAAATAAAAAAGAAAAAGTACCAGAAATTAAGGTTCCAAACAAAATAAATCGAAGAGCGATTTTACCTAATATTTATAAAGAAAGTAAATTAAAAAGACCAACCCATTTTGAATTAGAAAGCGAAAAAACAAGTTGGCTCAGTCAAATTCGCGATAAAGCTTCTATAGCAGCTTCTTCATTTGTTCATCATAAAGCTTCTATTATTGGAAAAGTTGTTTTAGGTGACCATGTGCATATTGCGGCAGAAAGTTCAATTAGGGCAGATGAAGGCTCTCCTTTTTATATTGGCTCAAATTCTAATATTCAAGATGGTGTTGTTATTCATGCCTTAAAGGAAAAATGGGTTTCTGTCGGTGGCAATGACTGGGCTGTGTACATCGGAGAAAATGTTTCTGTAGCACATCAGGCATTGGTTCATGGCCCCTGTTTTATTGGAAATAAATCATTTATTGGATTTCAAGCAATTGTACATGATTCCGTTATAGGTTCTCATTGTTACATTGGTATTGGAGCTATAGTTGTAGGAGTAGAAATTCCCGATGGACGTTATGTTCCTCATGGAATTGTTGTCGATAGTTTAGATAAAGTTGAAAAACTTCCTTTAGTAACAGATGCTCATTTAAATTTTAATGAAGACGTTGTTGATGTCAATAAAGGTCTTGTTGCTGCCTATAAAACTCATAATGGACAAAATATAAATTCAAAAAAATTCACTTATGGTGGATTAAGAAAATTAATCACGGTCAATGATAAATTTTAA